The sequence AGGTTCTATGGCGAATTTCCAAACTCAGAAATTGGTTTATGCTAAGATATATTATTATTCGAAAACGTTGGAAGGTCTAATGCTAGGTCTTTTTAGTCCTGTTCAGTTAGAATTAAGGGCTTATCCTTAGTTACAGCAATAGTATGTTCATATTGTGCCGAAAGACGGCCATCTATAGTTCTGGCCGTCCACCTATTAGAGTCAATCTTCAAATGAAATCTTCCAATATTAATCATTGGTTCTATGGTGAAAACCATACCTTCCCGAAGCCGCTCTCCTCTATGGGGTCGACCATAATGGGGAACCTGCAAATCTTCATGCATTATTTGGCCAATTCCATGTCCCATAAAGTCTCGAACAACAGAAAAGCCCTCTGATTCGGCATGAGTTTGGATGCTATGGGAAATATCTCCGATTCTATTGCCAATAATCGAAGCCTCTATGCCAAGATAGAGGCATTCTTTCGTAACCTTTAACAGCCTTTCCGCTTCCTGCGAAATTTGCCCCACGGAATATGTCCAAGCTGAGTCTGCCAGCCACCCTTTCAAATTCACAACCATATCAATTTTTACAATATCTCCATCCTTCAAAGGCTTTTTAGTCGGAAATCCGTGACAGATCTCATCATTGACTGAAGCGCAGGTTGCATATGGATACCCTTTATATCCTTTTTGCTCTGGAGTTGCACTATGGGAACGAATAAAATTCTCGGCAAATTCGTCAATTTCCAAGGTAGTGATTCCGGGCCGAATTATGGAACGGATTTCCCTGTGACAAGCAGTCAGGATTTTTCCTGCTTCCGCCATATATCCAATTTCTTTCTCAGTCTTGATGATAACCAATGCTATACCTCCTCAGAAAAACTCATTTTGTTAATCTTCTGAGCCTTCCCTTTTGAATTTTGTCTCGTATATCAGAACCTGCGGATTTATTATCTGTCCAAATACTTATTATAATACTTTATAGAAAGCCCATGCAAACCTGCTTCACTAATTGCAATAGCCACAATTCCTTCTCAAGGATTGTGGCTATTGACTTTATTACCAGAAGTTAGTTACTCTTTAGATCCACTTTGGAAAATTTTCATGATTAGTTTTAACAATTCACCAAAGATAATAATGCTAAATGTGTAGCCAATGATTTTAAACCACATAACTAAGTCTAGAGGAACGGTTTTGAATACATCTCCACCAAACTGTGTTACTAAAACCTGAACCAAGAATGTTAGAAAAACAACCCCTACCATCATCTTGTTTTTAAGAAGATTTGGGAAGATGCTCCTTGACCCAAACTCTCGACTGTTAAAGGCATTCCACAACTGGAAGAGTACAAAGGAAGTGAACACGATCGTTGATTGTTGTGCCGCAGTCCCACCAAGTAATTGAGTATCCATGAGCAGGATCAAGGCTGTTACAATAAACAGACCATTAGAAATAATTTTAAACAGCATATCTTTCGTTACAATGGAAGCATTTCTCTTAATCGGCTGCTTTTCAAGCAGATGCTCTCTCGGTGGCTCTAAGCCTAATGTTAAGGCCGGAGGACCATCCATAATAATATTTACCCAGAGTAATTGCAAGGTGGTAAAAGGCATTGCATAACCCATAACTTCTGCCAAGATTACTGTGACAAAGGCCACGACATTGACAGTAAGCTGGAACTGAATAAAGCGCTGAAAATTCTCGTAAATACCGCGCCCCCACTTAATTGCTTTAACAATTGTGGAAAAAGAGTCATCCAACAATACTATATCCGAAGCTTCTTTCGATACTTCCGTGCCTGCTATTCCCATGGCAACTCCCACATCAGCAGCCTTTAACGCAGGTGCATCATTAATACCATCGCCTGTGACAACCACAGAGGCATTAATTTCCTGTAAAAGCTTAACAACTCTCATTTTTGCCGTTGGGTTAGAACGAGCGATTACCACAATATTAGGCAGCTTGATTTTTAACTCTTGATCACTCATAGCGTCAATGTCGGTAACTTCTAATACCAAGGAGTCCTGCTTAACAATTCCTAACTGAGTAGCAATAGCTCTAGCAGTGTTAATGTTGTCTCCCGTTAATATTTTGACAGAGATACCAGCTTGTCGGCAATTAGTAATTGCTTCTTTAACATCGGAACGCAAAGGATCTTCGATTCCCACGAATCCCGTATATATTAAATTCTTTTCGACATTATAAATATCTTCCCACTGAGGCTCTTCACTAAAATCATTAAAGGCAAAGGCTAACACCCGTCTGGCATTATCCTGAAGCTGAGTTATCTTAGCTTCAATCTCTTTAATATGCTCTGGAGTCAAGGGGATAATAGCACCCTTATAAAGAATCCGATTGCAAATGCTTAGTACCTTTTCCGGGGAACCCTTGGTATAGAGTCTATAACCCTTCGTAGTCTCATAAGCAGTAGACATCATTTTTCGAGCAGAGGTGAAATTGTATTCACTTACAGGCTCACTATGCTCTTTGCGATAATGCAGATAGTTAATATTATTCTTATCAGCACATACCAGCAGAGAGCATTCCGTCGGATTTCCTAAAAACTCATATTTTCCATCTTTTTTGGAAATATCCGCTGTAGAGTTAAGACAAAAATTCTCCAGCATTTCTTCACTTCTCAGTTGATCTACCGCAATCTCTTTACCGTCCGCCCAAACTTCAACGACTGTCATCTTGTTTTCTGTTAATGTGCCGGTTTTATCTGAGCAAATAACATTTACAGATCCAATAGTTTCACAAGCGATAAGCTTGCGCACTAAAGCGTTATTCTTAGCCATTTTTTGCATATTAAAGGCTAAGGTAATGGCAACCATCGTTGGCAATCCTTCAGGCACAGCCGCAACGATAAGAGCTACAGAGGTAACAAAGGCATCTTTAATTCCCGGAAGGGCAGCTCCTAGATTATCAAACACCAAGATACCCTGGTGATACATCTTGAAAACTTCGAAAAGAAAGATTACAGCTGCGACAATCGATCCAATTATTGAAATTCTTTTGCCCAGATCTGCCAATTTTTGTTGAAGCGGAGTTTCAGAGGTCAATTCACCTTTTAATTCGTCAGCAATCTTACCCATTTCAGTTCCATCGCCAATTGATGTTACAATCGCGATGGCTCTTCCTTCAAGCACCATAGTCCCTGAATAAAGCATATTTTTACGTTCAGCCAGAGGGCAATTATCTCTATCGATCTTCAGAGTATTTTTAGAAGCGGCTTCGGCTTCACCCGTGAGCATAGATTCGTCGATCCCTAAAGTTGATGCGTGTATGATACGAGCATCCGCAGGAACCTTATCTCCTGTTTCCAGATGAATAATATCGCCAATCGTAAGTTCACTTTGTGCTAGGAGAACGATCTTCCCCTCACGAACAACTTTTACATGGACATCTTCGCTTAGCTTAGATAATGCTTCAAAGGCCTTATCCGATTTGCCTTCTTGAATAATTGAAATTGAGGTCGCAATCAGTACGGCAACAAAAATCCCTATACCATCTACAACGTGCCCCATAGCTAAGGATATTACCCCTGAAATCAAGAGAATGAGAATCAGAGGCTCCTTCAAACTCTCAAATATTTTTCGAAAAAAACTTTCCTTTTCTTTAGGCGTAAAAAGGTTCTTCCCATACCGTTGGATTCTAATATCAGCTTCGGCCGCTGATAGACCCATCTCTTCATTACTTTTCAATTCAGAGATGACTTCTGCAACTTCCCTTCGGAAATAATCCACAACATAGTCCTCCTTGTTTTAATTTCATCTCATAACTAGCTTAGTATTTTATAGTATTTACGAAATAACCACTCCTTACTTTATTTTGGCAACTTGTTTATGCAAAATAAACAAAAAAGACTTTTAACACAGCCTAATGGCCATGTTAAAAGTCTCGTTACCGAAATCGGCTTACAAAGACAGGTAAGTCTCCTTACCGGGTATGTTGCCTTTGTAATAAAACTACTCCCTCTTAACAAGATCAGTGTACCTCAAATAG comes from Desulfosporosinus meridiei DSM 13257 and encodes:
- a CDS encoding calcium-translocating P-type ATPase, PMCA-type yields the protein MDYFRREVAEVISELKSNEEMGLSAAEADIRIQRYGKNLFTPKEKESFFRKIFESLKEPLILILLISGVISLAMGHVVDGIGIFVAVLIATSISIIQEGKSDKAFEALSKLSEDVHVKVVREGKIVLLAQSELTIGDIIHLETGDKVPADARIIHASTLGIDESMLTGEAEAASKNTLKIDRDNCPLAERKNMLYSGTMVLEGRAIAIVTSIGDGTEMGKIADELKGELTSETPLQQKLADLGKRISIIGSIVAAVIFLFEVFKMYHQGILVFDNLGAALPGIKDAFVTSVALIVAAVPEGLPTMVAITLAFNMQKMAKNNALVRKLIACETIGSVNVICSDKTGTLTENKMTVVEVWADGKEIAVDQLRSEEMLENFCLNSTADISKKDGKYEFLGNPTECSLLVCADKNNINYLHYRKEHSEPVSEYNFTSARKMMSTAYETTKGYRLYTKGSPEKVLSICNRILYKGAIIPLTPEHIKEIEAKITQLQDNARRVLAFAFNDFSEEPQWEDIYNVEKNLIYTGFVGIEDPLRSDVKEAITNCRQAGISVKILTGDNINTARAIATQLGIVKQDSLVLEVTDIDAMSDQELKIKLPNIVVIARSNPTAKMRVVKLLQEINASVVVTGDGINDAPALKAADVGVAMGIAGTEVSKEASDIVLLDDSFSTIVKAIKWGRGIYENFQRFIQFQLTVNVVAFVTVILAEVMGYAMPFTTLQLLWVNIIMDGPPALTLGLEPPREHLLEKQPIKRNASIVTKDMLFKIISNGLFIVTALILLMDTQLLGGTAAQQSTIVFTSFVLFQLWNAFNSREFGSRSIFPNLLKNKMMVGVVFLTFLVQVLVTQFGGDVFKTVPLDLVMWFKIIGYTFSIIIFGELLKLIMKIFQSGSKE
- the map gene encoding type I methionyl aminopeptidase — translated: MVIIKTEKEIGYMAEAGKILTACHREIRSIIRPGITTLEIDEFAENFIRSHSATPEQKGYKGYPYATCASVNDEICHGFPTKKPLKDGDIVKIDMVVNLKGWLADSAWTYSVGQISQEAERLLKVTKECLYLGIEASIIGNRIGDISHSIQTHAESEGFSVVRDFMGHGIGQIMHEDLQVPHYGRPHRGERLREGMVFTIEPMINIGRFHLKIDSNRWTARTIDGRLSAQYEHTIAVTKDKPLILTEQD